One window of the Brevibacterium limosum genome contains the following:
- the gcvP gene encoding aminomethyl-transferring glycine dehydrogenase: MTSSLAHTTQATGDTARPFSDRHIGPRADDVTAMLAELGYDSLEALSSAAVPESIQNDELNLAAGRSEFDVLADLRDLASQNVMRTQLIGQGYYDTITPAVIRRNLVENPAWYTAYTPYQPEISQGRLEALLNFQQVVQDLTGLDIANASLLDESTAVAEAVLLMRRAVKKGTTVVLDSELHPQTIAVVRARARAMDFRVTVADLAEGLVGEDIFGIVCAQPGTTGAIRDFTEAVDGAHDRGALVTFDADLLALTLLKDCASQGADIAVGSAQRFGVPLFFGGPHAGFMAVKSGLQRQLPGRLVGVSKDAQGKPGYRLALQTREQHIRRQKATSNICTAQALLANVASMYAVYHGPIGLTRIASRVHRLAHAFAGAADTAPGAEVATWEFFDTVALRVADAEAARFVADQAGFNIRVIDDSTIGVSFGEPHTVADASGLLEALGIYARVDADEFEAASAGTFGANAVPEPAFDAKFHRDTEFLTHPVFSAHGSETSMMRYLRTLADRDLALDRTMIPLGSCTMKLNAAAEMEPITWPEFASIHPFAPAEQTEGWRALIGRLEDSLVEVTGYDRVSLQPNAGSQGELAGLLAIRSYHVSGGEEGRTVVLIPQSAHGTNAASAVLAGLQVQVVGTADDGSVDMNDLDAKIAKHEGKIAGIMITYPSTHGVFESQVREVCDKVHAAGGQVYVDGANLNAMVGLAKPGEFGGDVSHLNLHKTFCIPHGGGGPGVGPVAVREHLAPYLPGDATDPKMVADADHAVTPPISGSMFGSAGVLPISFAYLELMGAEGLREASRSALLGANYLAKKLGDVYPILYSGENGLVGHETILDLRAITSATGVTAEDVAKRLIDFGFHAPTLAFPVPGTLMVEPTESEDKDELDRFIEAMRTIRAEIDEIGTSYSYEESPLAIAPHPATVVMDDWDGKYSRETAVFPVPGLRFTKYFPPVSRIDGAYGDRNLVCSCPPPEAFEEFEEEDK; this comes from the coding sequence TTGACCAGTTCACTCGCCCATACGACGCAGGCAACAGGGGACACCGCGCGCCCCTTCTCCGACCGCCACATCGGCCCCCGCGCCGACGACGTCACGGCCATGCTCGCCGAACTCGGCTATGACTCCCTGGAAGCACTCTCGAGTGCCGCCGTCCCGGAATCCATCCAGAACGACGAACTCAACCTGGCCGCAGGCCGCTCCGAATTCGACGTCCTGGCCGACCTGCGCGACCTCGCCTCCCAGAACGTCATGCGCACTCAGCTCATCGGCCAGGGCTACTACGACACGATCACCCCGGCCGTCATCCGCCGCAACCTGGTCGAGAACCCCGCCTGGTACACCGCCTACACCCCGTACCAGCCCGAGATCTCCCAGGGCCGGCTCGAAGCGCTGCTGAACTTCCAGCAGGTCGTCCAGGACCTCACCGGCCTCGACATCGCCAATGCCTCCCTCCTCGATGAGTCCACCGCCGTCGCCGAGGCGGTCCTGCTCATGCGTCGCGCCGTGAAGAAGGGGACGACCGTCGTCCTCGACTCCGAACTCCACCCGCAGACCATCGCCGTCGTCCGCGCACGGGCCCGCGCTATGGACTTCCGCGTCACCGTCGCCGACCTCGCCGAAGGCCTCGTCGGCGAAGACATCTTCGGCATCGTCTGCGCCCAGCCCGGCACCACCGGCGCCATCCGCGACTTCACCGAAGCCGTCGACGGAGCCCACGATCGCGGCGCACTCGTGACCTTCGACGCCGACCTGCTCGCACTGACCCTGCTCAAGGACTGCGCCTCCCAAGGCGCGGACATCGCCGTCGGCTCGGCCCAGCGCTTCGGAGTGCCCCTCTTCTTCGGCGGCCCCCACGCCGGCTTCATGGCCGTGAAATCCGGACTCCAGCGCCAGCTGCCCGGCCGCCTCGTCGGTGTGTCCAAGGACGCCCAGGGCAAGCCCGGCTACCGCCTGGCCCTGCAGACCCGCGAACAGCACATCCGCCGCCAGAAGGCGACGAGCAACATCTGCACCGCCCAGGCTCTGCTCGCCAACGTCGCCTCGATGTACGCCGTCTACCACGGCCCCATCGGCCTGACCCGCATCGCCTCCCGCGTTCACCGCCTGGCCCACGCGTTCGCAGGTGCCGCGGACACCGCCCCCGGCGCCGAGGTGGCCACCTGGGAGTTCTTCGACACCGTCGCCCTGCGTGTGGCCGATGCCGAAGCCGCCCGCTTCGTCGCCGACCAGGCCGGATTCAACATCCGCGTCATCGACGACTCGACCATCGGCGTCTCCTTCGGCGAACCCCACACGGTCGCCGATGCCAGTGGTCTGCTCGAAGCCCTCGGCATCTACGCCCGGGTCGACGCAGACGAATTCGAAGCAGCCTCGGCGGGAACCTTCGGGGCCAACGCCGTGCCGGAACCCGCATTCGATGCGAAGTTCCACCGGGATACCGAATTCCTCACCCACCCCGTGTTCAGCGCCCACGGCTCCGAGACCTCGATGATGCGCTACCTGCGCACCCTGGCCGACCGGGACCTTGCGCTGGACCGGACGATGATCCCGCTGGGCTCGTGCACGATGAAGCTCAACGCCGCCGCCGAGATGGAACCCATCACCTGGCCGGAATTCGCCTCCATCCACCCCTTCGCCCCGGCCGAGCAGACCGAGGGCTGGCGCGCGCTCATCGGCCGCCTCGAGGACTCGCTCGTCGAGGTCACCGGCTACGACCGCGTATCCCTGCAGCCCAACGCCGGCTCGCAGGGTGAGCTGGCCGGACTGCTGGCCATCCGCAGCTACCATGTGTCGGGCGGCGAGGAGGGACGCACCGTCGTCCTCATTCCGCAGTCGGCCCACGGCACGAACGCCGCCTCCGCGGTGCTCGCCGGACTCCAGGTCCAGGTCGTCGGCACCGCCGACGACGGCTCCGTGGATATGAACGACCTCGACGCGAAGATCGCCAAGCACGAGGGCAAGATCGCCGGCATCATGATCACCTACCCCTCGACCCACGGCGTCTTCGAATCGCAGGTACGCGAGGTCTGTGACAAGGTCCACGCCGCCGGCGGCCAGGTCTACGTCGACGGTGCGAACCTCAACGCCATGGTCGGCCTGGCCAAGCCCGGCGAATTCGGCGGCGACGTCTCCCACCTCAACCTGCACAAGACCTTCTGCATCCCCCACGGAGGCGGCGGCCCCGGAGTCGGCCCTGTCGCGGTCCGCGAACACCTCGCCCCGTACCTGCCTGGTGACGCCACCGACCCGAAGATGGTCGCCGACGCCGATCACGCCGTGACCCCACCGATCTCCGGATCGATGTTCGGCTCCGCCGGCGTCCTGCCCATCAGCTTCGCCTACCTCGAGCTCATGGGCGCCGAAGGACTGCGCGAGGCCTCGCGTTCGGCCCTGCTGGGTGCGAACTACCTCGCGAAGAAGCTCGGCGACGTCTACCCGATCCTCTACTCGGGTGAGAACGGACTCGTCGGCCACGAAACGATCCTCGATCTGCGTGCGATCACCTCGGCGACGGGAGTCACCGCCGAAGATGTCGCCAAGCGCCTCATCGACTTCGGCTTCCACGCTCCGACCCTGGCCTTCCCGGTGCCCGGGACCCTCATGGTCGAACCGACCGAGTCCGAGGACAAGGACGAGCTCGACCGCTTCATCGAAGCCATGCGCACCATCCGTGCCGAGATCGACGAGATCGGCACGTCGTACTCCTACGAAGAGTCGCCGCTGGCCATCGCGCCGCACCCGGCGACAGTGGTGATGGACGACTGGGACGGAAAGTACAGCCGCGAGACCGCTGTGTTCCCGGTTCCCGGCCTGCGCTTCACGAAGTACTTCCCGCCGGTCAGCCGCATCGACGGAGCCTACGGCGACCGCAACCTGGTGTGCTCCTGCCCGCCGCCAGAGGCCTTCGAAGAGTTCGAGGAAGAGGACAAATGA
- a CDS encoding phosphotransferase family protein yields MKLIDVVDTAAEARALSAPPLLIVDVLTDYLDKHGIGTGPIRWDRIGEGQSNVTFRIRRDDIDVVLRRGPRPPIPKSTHDMVREARIQQVLGAQGVAVPTILHVCEDESVLGVPFYIMGFVPGTVVTDALPDLLAEAADRRAFSEALVDRLVDLHSVDVTVPEVAALGRPDGYMQRQVKLFASLWEKNTQRSLPQVSRLGEWLAANIPTTQRHAVVHGDYRAGNAMIASSSPVEVAAILDWEMSTLGDPLADLGYFLVTYTDREHPRTVMDLTPVTARVGFLTRAELAERYQRKTGLDLSALPWYEAFALWKAAIFSEAIYTRWLNGEATSAGDFTGSLETGVPELIEAAEAIAATVG; encoded by the coding sequence GTGAAGCTCATCGACGTCGTCGACACCGCCGCCGAGGCGCGGGCACTGTCCGCGCCGCCGCTGCTCATCGTCGACGTCCTCACCGACTACCTCGACAAGCACGGCATCGGCACAGGCCCCATCCGCTGGGACCGCATCGGCGAAGGGCAGTCGAACGTCACCTTCCGCATCCGCCGCGACGACATCGATGTGGTGCTCCGCCGCGGACCGCGCCCGCCGATCCCGAAGTCGACCCACGACATGGTCCGGGAGGCAAGGATCCAGCAGGTCCTGGGTGCACAGGGCGTGGCCGTGCCGACCATCCTCCACGTGTGCGAGGACGAATCGGTCCTCGGCGTCCCGTTCTACATCATGGGTTTCGTGCCGGGCACCGTCGTCACCGACGCCCTGCCTGATCTCCTCGCCGAGGCGGCCGACCGTCGCGCTTTCAGCGAAGCCCTCGTCGACCGCCTCGTCGACCTCCATTCGGTCGACGTCACCGTTCCCGAGGTGGCCGCGCTCGGTCGTCCCGACGGGTACATGCAGCGCCAGGTGAAGCTGTTCGCCTCCCTCTGGGAAAAGAACACTCAGCGTTCCCTGCCCCAGGTCAGCCGCCTCGGCGAGTGGTTGGCTGCGAACATTCCGACCACTCAGCGGCACGCGGTCGTCCACGGTGACTACCGGGCGGGCAACGCGATGATCGCCTCGTCCTCGCCGGTCGAGGTCGCCGCGATCCTCGATTGGGAGATGTCGACTCTGGGCGATCCGCTCGCCGACCTCGGCTACTTCCTCGTCACCTACACCGACCGCGAGCACCCGCGCACGGTCATGGACCTCACCCCGGTCACGGCGAGGGTGGGGTTCCTCACCCGCGCTGAACTCGCCGAGCGCTACCAGAGGAAGACGGGGCTCGACCTCTCCGCGCTGCCCTGGTACGAGGCATTCGCGTTGTGGAAGGCGGCGATCTTCAGCGAAGCCATCTACACGAGATGGCTCAACGGAGAAGCCACGTCGGCCGGTGATTTCACCGGCAGCCTCGAGACCGGAGTGCCCGAACTCATCGAGGCTGCCGAAGCCATCGCCGCCACCGTCGGCTGA
- the gcvH gene encoding glycine cleavage system protein GcvH, whose amino-acid sequence MAQLPPLPQNFTYSAEHEWVDGQADELVGKTVKVGITAVASDALGEVVYVDLPEVGDTITAGETCGEVESTKSVSDLYTPVTGEIITINEAAVDSPGLLNSDPYGDGWLFEVAVTEVGEVMDAAGYAEANSL is encoded by the coding sequence ATGGCACAGCTGCCCCCGCTCCCGCAGAACTTCACCTACTCCGCCGAACACGAATGGGTCGACGGCCAGGCCGATGAGCTCGTCGGCAAGACCGTCAAAGTCGGCATCACCGCCGTCGCCTCCGATGCCCTCGGCGAGGTCGTCTACGTCGACCTGCCCGAGGTCGGCGACACCATCACCGCTGGTGAGACCTGCGGTGAGGTCGAATCCACGAAGTCCGTGTCCGACCTCTACACCCCGGTGACCGGTGAGATCATCACCATCAACGAGGCGGCCGTGGACTCACCCGGGCTGCTCAACTCCGACCCCTACGGCGATGGCTGGCTGTTCGAAGTCGCCGTGACCGAGGTCGGCGAGGTCATGGACGCCGCCGGCTACGCCGAGGCGAACTCTCTCTGA
- the ectA gene encoding diaminobutyrate acetyltransferase, whose protein sequence is MRNALAEPKTQTDVRTPELEDGQHLWRLAKDTAVLDLNSSYSYLLWCRDFADTSVIARIGGEPAGFITGYTRPENPDTLMIWQVAVDEKFRGHGLASTMLHELADRTGALRMETTITDDNAASNRLFQAFADQRGAGYDRRPLFTPEMYPDGHDTEYLYEIAPL, encoded by the coding sequence GTGAGAAACGCACTCGCTGAACCGAAGACGCAAACCGACGTCCGTACTCCCGAGCTGGAGGACGGGCAACATCTATGGCGGCTCGCGAAAGATACAGCCGTGCTCGATCTGAACTCGTCGTACTCCTACCTGCTGTGGTGCCGCGACTTCGCGGACACCTCGGTGATTGCGCGTATCGGCGGAGAGCCCGCCGGCTTCATCACCGGGTACACCCGTCCGGAGAATCCGGACACCCTGATGATCTGGCAGGTCGCCGTCGACGAGAAGTTCCGTGGTCACGGACTCGCCTCGACCATGCTCCACGAGCTGGCCGATCGCACCGGCGCTCTCCGCATGGAGACGACGATCACCGATGACAACGCGGCGTCCAACCGTCTGTTCCAGGCATTTGCGGACCAGCGCGGGGCCGGTTACGACCGTCGCCCGCTGTTCACTCCGGAGATGTACCCGGACGGCCACGACACCGAGTACCTCTACGAGATCGCGCCCCTGTAA
- a CDS encoding glycine cleavage system aminomethyltransferase GcvT, whose translation MTDTTANTPKETPLHSIHAELGASFTDFGGWDMPLKYGSELAEHRAVREAAGLFDLSHMGEVRISGTDAAAFLDYALVAKYSKMKIGKAKYGVIVNEAGGLLDDLITYRIGDEEFLIVPNASNTPVVVAALKDRVQHFVQEVAPGSDVRLTDESDATALIAVQGPNSEAIILRALDEAGHGEFGPRTGAGDHAKAQATDDANGGATSAGDDTITIGQAVRELKYYAWMPLMIAGIDLMLARTGYTGEDGFELYAPNIGATRLWETLVTSGVDYGLVPCGLAARDSLRLEAGMPLYGNELDQNTTPYDAGLGRMIGFTTKENFFARDALAKLGETEPPRVLVGLTSEGRRAARSGAAVSVDGAEVGIVTSGQPSPTLGHPIALAYLDRDRAEAATAVTVDIRGKAHDFTVAELPFYKRPAH comes from the coding sequence ATGACCGACACGACTGCGAACACGCCCAAAGAGACCCCGCTGCACAGCATCCACGCCGAGCTCGGTGCCTCGTTCACCGACTTCGGCGGCTGGGACATGCCGCTGAAGTACGGCTCCGAACTGGCCGAACACCGGGCCGTTCGTGAGGCCGCAGGCCTCTTCGACCTCTCCCATATGGGCGAGGTGCGCATCAGCGGCACCGACGCCGCCGCCTTCCTCGACTACGCGCTGGTCGCGAAGTACTCGAAGATGAAGATCGGCAAGGCGAAGTACGGAGTCATCGTCAATGAGGCCGGAGGCCTCCTCGACGACCTCATCACCTACCGCATCGGCGACGAAGAGTTCCTCATCGTCCCCAACGCCTCGAACACGCCCGTCGTGGTCGCGGCGCTGAAGGACCGGGTGCAGCACTTCGTCCAGGAGGTCGCCCCCGGCTCCGATGTGCGCCTGACCGACGAATCCGATGCCACCGCGCTCATCGCCGTGCAGGGGCCGAACTCCGAAGCGATCATCCTGCGCGCTCTCGACGAAGCCGGCCACGGCGAATTCGGGCCCCGCACGGGTGCCGGAGACCACGCGAAGGCCCAGGCCACGGATGATGCCAACGGGGGAGCCACCTCGGCGGGGGATGACACCATCACCATCGGTCAGGCAGTGCGCGAGCTCAAGTACTACGCGTGGATGCCGCTGATGATCGCCGGGATCGACCTCATGCTCGCCCGCACCGGATACACCGGAGAGGACGGATTCGAACTCTACGCGCCGAACATCGGCGCCACCCGCCTGTGGGAGACCCTGGTGACCTCGGGCGTCGACTACGGACTCGTGCCCTGCGGACTGGCCGCACGCGATTCGCTGCGGCTGGAAGCCGGAATGCCCCTCTACGGCAACGAACTCGACCAGAACACCACCCCGTACGATGCGGGACTGGGCCGGATGATCGGGTTCACCACGAAGGAGAACTTCTTCGCCCGCGATGCCCTCGCGAAGCTGGGAGAGACCGAACCGCCGCGCGTGCTCGTCGGCCTGACCTCGGAGGGACGCCGAGCCGCTCGCTCCGGAGCCGCCGTGTCCGTCGACGGCGCCGAGGTCGGCATCGTCACCTCCGGTCAGCCCTCACCGACCCTCGGCCACCCGATCGCCTTGGCCTACCTCGACCGGGATCGCGCCGAGGCGGCCACCGCGGTGACCGTGGACATCCGCGGCAAGGCGCACGACTTCACCGTCGCCGAACTGCCGTTCTACAAGCGCCCGGCCCACTGA
- a CDS encoding L-serine ammonia-lyase, with product MPLSVFDLFTVGIGPSSSHTVGPMRAGASFIDLLGDSLGSVADLRVDVFGSLAATGAGHGTFDAILIGLEGCRPDLIEANELTARRTRMSETGKIILGDSTGNGVELAFTEDDMVKRPLTVLPRHTNAMTVTAYDASGETLAEETYYSVGGGFVTSETEFLDKEKTAEADVADDSGDAEFAVADSVVDAELESYDEELPYPFHSGGELLRRCRENDLSIAGIMHANELSMRDDDEIRHGLLHIYSVMEECASASLDRSGYLPGGLKVRRRAHDWYLKLKAEDPNRDPGYYLEWVNLIAMAVNEENASGGRVVTAPTNGAAGIIPAVLHYALNYVPAVAEGGEPAKHRAIVDFLLTAAAIGVLYKERASISGAEVGCQGEVGSASSMAAGGLAAVMGGTPEQVENAAEIAMEHNLGLTCDPISGLVQVPCIERNAIAAGKAINASRMALWGDGQHRVSLDEVIETMRQTGADMSSKYKETAMGGLAVNVVEC from the coding sequence ATGCCATTGAGTGTCTTCGACCTCTTCACGGTCGGCATCGGACCCTCGAGTTCCCACACCGTCGGGCCGATGCGTGCCGGCGCGAGCTTCATCGACCTCCTCGGCGATTCGCTGGGATCCGTGGCGGATCTGCGCGTCGACGTATTCGGTTCCCTGGCCGCCACCGGCGCCGGTCACGGGACCTTCGACGCCATCCTCATCGGCCTCGAAGGCTGCCGCCCCGACCTCATCGAAGCCAACGAACTCACCGCCCGGCGGACACGGATGTCCGAGACCGGGAAGATCATCCTCGGCGATTCCACCGGCAACGGCGTCGAACTCGCGTTCACCGAGGATGACATGGTCAAACGACCGCTGACCGTCCTCCCGCGCCACACCAACGCCATGACCGTGACCGCCTATGACGCCTCCGGAGAGACCCTCGCCGAGGAGACCTACTACTCCGTGGGCGGCGGATTCGTGACCTCGGAGACCGAATTCCTCGACAAGGAGAAGACCGCCGAGGCGGACGTCGCAGACGACAGCGGAGACGCCGAGTTCGCGGTCGCGGATTCCGTCGTCGACGCCGAGCTCGAGTCGTATGACGAGGAGCTGCCCTATCCGTTCCACTCGGGCGGCGAGCTGCTTCGGCGCTGCCGCGAGAACGACCTGTCGATCGCCGGGATCATGCACGCCAACGAACTGTCGATGCGAGACGACGACGAGATCCGGCACGGCCTGTTGCACATCTACTCGGTGATGGAGGAGTGCGCTTCGGCATCCCTGGACCGCTCGGGCTATCTGCCCGGCGGACTCAAGGTGCGTCGCCGTGCCCACGACTGGTACCTCAAGCTCAAGGCCGAGGACCCGAACCGGGATCCCGGCTACTACCTCGAGTGGGTCAACCTCATCGCGATGGCCGTGAATGAGGAGAACGCTTCGGGCGGCCGCGTCGTCACCGCACCCACGAATGGGGCGGCCGGCATCATCCCTGCCGTGCTGCACTATGCGCTCAACTACGTTCCCGCAGTGGCGGAGGGCGGAGAACCCGCTAAGCATCGGGCCATCGTCGATTTCCTGCTCACCGCGGCGGCCATCGGAGTCCTGTACAAGGAGCGGGCCTCGATCTCCGGCGCCGAGGTGGGCTGCCAGGGTGAGGTCGGATCCGCCTCGTCGATGGCTGCCGGGGGACTGGCCGCCGTGATGGGCGGGACGCCGGAGCAGGTGGAGAACGCCGCCGAGATCGCCATGGAACACAACCTCGGCCTGACCTGCGACCCGATCTCCGGTCTCGTGCAGGTGCCATGCATCGAGCGCAACGCGATCGCCGCCGGTAAGGCCATCAATGCCTCCCGCATGGCGCTGTGGGGCGACGGGCAGCACCGGGTCAGCCTCGACGAGGTGATCGAGACGATGCGCCAGACCGGCGCGGACATGTCCTCGAAGTACAAGGAGACGGCGATGGGCGGCCTCGCCGTCAACGTCGTCGAGTGCTGA
- the ectB gene encoding diaminobutyrate--2-oxoglutarate transaminase, producing MTESSKPAPSDKPDIFETRESAVRSYCRSWPATFARSQGAKQWDEDGNEYLDFFSGAGALNYGHNNPAVMGPLIEYLQSGAVLHSMDMKTPAKREFLQTFQDLILKPRGLDYSVMFPGPTGTNTVEAALKLARKVTGRQHMLSFTNAFHGMTLGSLSVTGNSMKREGAGIPLTNSSKIPYDDYFDGEVPDFLWLERVLADSGSGVDKPAAVIVETVQGEGGLRAARAEWLRALSELTKKHDILLIVDDVQAGCGRTGSFFSFEEAGIEPDIVCLSKSISGSGLPLALTLFRPELDVWEPGEHNGTFRGNNPAFVTATAAIKNFWADNEFQNQLADTIAELHQRLDTIVEKAEGASIRGRGLLAGLCFEDIEVAEKVAAYAFENGLLLETSGADDEVIKIMPPLTIDSRDLQAGLDIIEAGVLKFAPAAAEAALA from the coding sequence ATGACTGAAAGCTCTAAGCCCGCACCATCTGACAAGCCCGACATCTTCGAAACTCGCGAATCTGCTGTGCGCAGCTACTGCCGCTCCTGGCCCGCCACCTTCGCCCGTTCGCAGGGCGCCAAGCAGTGGGATGAGGACGGCAACGAGTACCTCGACTTCTTCTCCGGTGCCGGTGCGCTCAACTACGGCCACAACAACCCGGCCGTGATGGGTCCGCTCATCGAATATCTGCAGTCGGGTGCCGTGCTGCACTCGATGGACATGAAGACCCCGGCCAAGCGCGAGTTCCTCCAGACCTTCCAGGATCTCATCCTCAAGCCGCGCGGACTCGACTACTCCGTGATGTTCCCCGGACCGACGGGAACCAACACCGTCGAGGCGGCCCTCAAGCTGGCCCGCAAGGTGACCGGACGTCAGCACATGCTCTCGTTCACCAATGCCTTCCACGGCATGACGCTGGGATCGCTGTCGGTGACCGGCAACTCGATGAAGCGCGAAGGCGCAGGCATCCCGCTGACCAACAGCTCGAAGATTCCCTACGACGACTACTTCGACGGTGAGGTCCCGGACTTCCTGTGGCTGGAGAGGGTCCTCGCAGACTCCGGTTCGGGCGTCGACAAGCCTGCCGCCGTCATCGTTGAGACTGTGCAGGGTGAGGGCGGACTGCGTGCCGCTCGCGCCGAATGGCTGCGCGCCCTGTCGGAGCTGACGAAGAAGCATGACATCCTTCTCATCGTCGATGACGTGCAGGCCGGTTGTGGCCGCACCGGTTCGTTCTTCAGCTTCGAAGAGGCCGGCATCGAGCCCGACATCGTCTGCCTCTCGAAGTCGATCTCCGGCTCGGGCCTGCCGCTGGCACTGACCCTGTTCCGTCCCGAGCTCGACGTCTGGGAGCCCGGCGAGCACAACGGCACCTTCCGCGGGAACAACCCCGCATTCGTGACCGCGACCGCCGCCATCAAGAACTTCTGGGCCGACAACGAGTTCCAGAACCAGCTCGCCGACACCATCGCCGAACTCCACCAGCGCCTCGACACGATCGTCGAGAAGGCTGAGGGCGCATCGATCCGCGGACGAGGCCTGCTGGCCGGACTCTGCTTCGAAGACATCGAGGTGGCCGAGAAGGTCGCCGCCTATGCGTTCGAGAACGGCCTCCTGCTCGAGACCTCGGGTGCCGATGACGAAGTCATCAAGATCATGCCGCCGCTGACGATCGACTCGCGCGATCTGCAGGCCGGCCTGGACATCATCGAGGCCGGAGTGCTCAAGTTCGCTCCTGCCGCCGCTGAGGCCGCACTGGCCTGA
- a CDS encoding MFS transporter gives MTDTIAETKVPLQLKRRSVVASTIGNILEWYEWSAYAVFTPFIAAAMFNSEDKVSSVLATLGVFAVGFLMRPLGGIVFGKIADVKGRKFVLIVTMLIMASGSFLIAVLPTYGQIGVFASLVLLLIRVAQGFAHGGESATANSYIAEIAPAHRRGFWGSIVFVAIFGGSVVAYTIGGVITNVFSEAAVAEWAWRIPFALGGLLALVALWMRRGMVESDVFEADEAEKVVDPTPLDRGRVARAIVLVVLMTSGITAAHYTWTSYASTLAITERGMDAQTAYWATVGAQIIALVSLPFWGFLSDRIGRRPVLIGFGVLMAILQYPLMGMITDTGWTLFVASTLALLVVSMAGALLSAVLSEAFPTKVRTQGIGFAYSVSVAVFGGTAPYLNGLFNSLDLSWLSSGWVVLLCLATIVAVVKLPETKGKDLNAI, from the coding sequence ATGACCGATACGATCGCAGAGACAAAGGTGCCTTTGCAGCTGAAACGGCGATCCGTCGTCGCGAGCACCATCGGAAATATCCTCGAATGGTACGAGTGGAGCGCCTACGCGGTGTTCACTCCGTTCATTGCCGCGGCCATGTTCAACAGCGAGGACAAGGTCTCATCCGTCCTCGCGACCCTCGGCGTCTTCGCCGTCGGGTTCCTCATGAGACCTCTGGGCGGCATCGTGTTCGGCAAGATCGCCGACGTGAAGGGACGCAAGTTCGTCCTCATCGTCACGATGCTCATCATGGCCAGCGGTTCGTTCCTCATCGCTGTCCTGCCGACCTACGGTCAGATCGGGGTCTTCGCCTCACTGGTCCTCCTCCTCATCCGAGTTGCGCAGGGCTTCGCCCATGGTGGTGAGTCGGCAACGGCGAACTCCTATATCGCCGAGATCGCTCCGGCCCACCGCCGCGGATTCTGGGGTTCCATCGTCTTCGTCGCCATCTTCGGCGGGTCGGTCGTCGCCTACACGATCGGGGGTGTGATCACGAACGTCTTCTCCGAGGCGGCGGTTGCCGAATGGGCGTGGAGGATCCCGTTCGCGCTCGGCGGTCTGCTCGCGCTGGTCGCGCTGTGGATGCGCCGCGGAATGGTCGAAAGCGATGTCTTCGAAGCCGACGAAGCTGAGAAAGTCGTCGACCCGACTCCGCTGGATCGCGGCCGAGTGGCTCGTGCGATCGTCCTCGTCGTGCTCATGACCTCGGGCATCACCGCAGCTCACTACACCTGGACGTCGTACGCGTCGACTTTGGCGATCACCGAGCGCGGCATGGATGCGCAGACCGCCTACTGGGCGACCGTCGGTGCGCAGATCATCGCTCTGGTATCGCTGCCGTTCTGGGGATTCCTCTCAGATCGGATCGGTCGTCGCCCGGTGCTCATCGGCTTCGGTGTGCTCATGGCGATCCTGCAGTATCCGCTCATGGGCATGATCACGGACACCGGCTGGACGCTCTTCGTCGCGTCGACGTTGGCTCTGCTCGTCGTCTCGATGGCAGGAGCTCTGCTGTCGGCAGTCCTGTCCGAGGCATTCCCGACGAAGGTCCGCACCCAGGGAATCGGCTTCGCCTACTCGGTCTCCGTGGCCGTTTTCGGCGGAACGGCACCGTACCTCAACGGTCTGTTCAACTCGCTCGACCTCAGCTGGCTCTCCAGCGGCTGGGTGGTCCTGCTCTGCCTGGCGACGATCGTCGCCGTGGTCAAACTGCCCGAAACCAAGGGCAAGGACCTCAACGCGATCTGA
- a CDS encoding ectoine synthase — protein sequence MYVVNRDDLNDTDRDVKSETWRSRRMVLGKERVGFSFHDTVIYAGTTSTFHYQNHVEAVYCVQGKGTLTDEETGKVYPLHDGVMYLLDGNEKHTVVAEEELRMACVFNPPVTGREVHDENGVYPLILEDEAAPAN from the coding sequence ATGTACGTAGTCAACCGCGATGACCTCAACGACACCGACCGCGATGTGAAGTCCGAGACCTGGCGCTCACGCCGTATGGTGCTCGGCAAGGAGCGCGTCGGATTCTCGTTCCACGACACCGTGATCTACGCCGGAACCACCTCGACGTTCCACTACCAGAACCACGTCGAGGCCGTGTACTGCGTGCAGGGTAAGGGAACGCTGACCGATGAGGAGACCGGCAAGGTCTACCCGCTCCACGATGGCGTCATGTACCTGCTCGACGGAAATGAGAAGCACACCGTCGTGGCGGAGGAAGAGCTGCGCATGGCCTGCGTGTTCAATCCGCCGGTCACCGGCCGTGAGGTCCACGACGAAAACGGCGTGTACCCGCTCATCCTCGAGGATGAAGCGGCACCCGCGAACTGA